The following are encoded in a window of Haloarcula halophila genomic DNA:
- the coxB gene encoding cytochrome c oxidase subunit II: MTRKRAGLAALFGVALLALIAEPAAAQTADSTTENLIWGLNQNLLYVALPITVLVEGILIYTVWRFRNKEEPLPTMENRRLEITWTVATAVILLFVGVASYQVMASPYVTAEAGSGADLPEQTEHIEVQAYRYGWSFYYNGSSYQSEADVNSATTLRMPANQDVVLHVTSRDWLHAFHAPGLGLKADAFPGQHNRIRTHVNNPGTYQLYCAEYCGSGHSQMLGEIVVMPQDEYDQWVADQQNGSSGS, encoded by the coding sequence ATGACTCGGAAACGCGCAGGTCTGGCCGCCCTGTTCGGGGTCGCGTTGCTCGCGCTGATCGCCGAGCCGGCCGCTGCCCAGACTGCGGACTCGACGACGGAAAACCTCATCTGGGGACTGAACCAGAACCTCCTGTACGTCGCTCTCCCGATCACGGTTCTGGTCGAGGGTATCCTGATCTACACCGTCTGGCGGTTCCGCAACAAGGAAGAACCGCTCCCGACGATGGAGAACCGCCGGCTGGAGATCACTTGGACCGTCGCGACGGCCGTCATCCTGCTGTTCGTCGGCGTTGCCTCGTATCAAGTGATGGCGAGTCCGTACGTCACTGCTGAGGCGGGCAGTGGGGCCGACCTCCCTGAACAGACCGAACACATCGAGGTCCAGGCCTACCGGTACGGCTGGTCGTTCTACTACAACGGGTCGAGTTACCAGAGCGAGGCCGACGTGAACTCGGCGACGACCCTCCGGATGCCTGCCAATCAGGACGTGGTATTACATGTCACCTCCAGGGACTGGCTCCACGCGTTCCACGCGCCCGGGCTCGGACTGAAAGCCGACGCCTTCCCCGGACAGCACAACCGGATCAGGACACACGTGAACAACCCCGGAACCTACCAGCTCTACTGTGCCGAATACTGTGGCTCGGGCCACTCACAGATGCTCGGCGAGATCGTCGTGATGCCACAGGACGAATACGACCAGTGGGTTGCGGACCAACAGAACGGCTCCAGCGGTAGCTAA
- a CDS encoding CAP domain-containing protein, with protein sequence MVNKAAFGVGIIVLLAAVGIGVLIGMQIGGASGSGVVSPGEETPTPTSEPTESPTAMPSTATGTPTPTMTAQYTTVPARSFNEQNITDHVLQYINAERQAAGLDNLSASGATSDQLRRMADSHSEAMAREGRVVHTIDGQSSADRYRNNNLYGRCEMRSDGGGYIESADNNRFEAIGKTVAGQPYTDKGQRRFHGNDTQVAHALVEDWNNSDIYRDRLTLENANRVGIGIQVTNTGNVYATVNVCS encoded by the coding sequence ATGGTGAACAAAGCTGCGTTCGGGGTGGGTATCATCGTCCTCCTGGCTGCAGTCGGTATCGGTGTCCTCATCGGGATGCAAATCGGCGGTGCGTCCGGATCGGGTGTCGTCTCGCCCGGTGAGGAGACGCCGACACCGACGAGCGAGCCCACGGAGAGCCCCACGGCGATGCCATCGACAGCGACCGGAACGCCGACGCCGACCATGACGGCACAGTATACGACCGTTCCTGCGCGGTCGTTCAACGAACAGAACATTACCGATCACGTCCTCCAGTACATCAACGCCGAACGACAGGCGGCGGGGCTCGACAACCTCTCCGCCAGCGGTGCCACGTCGGACCAACTCCGCCGAATGGCCGACAGCCACAGTGAGGCCATGGCCCGCGAGGGGCGGGTCGTCCATACGATCGACGGCCAGTCAAGCGCCGATCGGTACCGGAACAACAACCTCTACGGGCGCTGTGAGATGCGATCGGATGGCGGCGGCTACATCGAGTCTGCGGACAACAACCGATTCGAGGCAATCGGCAAGACGGTCGCCGGACAGCCCTACACGGACAAGGGCCAGCGTCGGTTCCACGGCAACGACACGCAGGTCGCCCACGCATTGGTCGAGGATTGGAACAACTCGGACATCTACCGCGATCGGTTGACCCTGGAGAACGCGAACCGCGTGGGGATCGGGATCCAGGTCACGAACACGGGCAACGTTTACGCGACGGTCAACGTCTGTAGCTGA